Proteins found in one Spartobacteria bacterium genomic segment:
- a CDS encoding tetratricopeptide repeat protein, which produces MKAVQKRFNRRSMGFALLAGILLGASSAWSQCYVVTKKGQRIEGSRIRAKSSGEILLTTANGVLPFPRGSYMEAVTPEPKEYQQAVDKARSGDYDGSISLLKGIIREYQFLEWDNKARDAIAKMYVQKGDFDNARRAYEEVFEQNPELKDDPEYGWSYRETLLKSGKTAQLLPELEQIIKTGPREDAAKAQILRGDIAMEKGDVEPAVLDYMRTMVFFKDIKDVQPEAIYKAAAGLEKMRDNRSGALYQQVVEEYPSSPYATSAKSKM; this is translated from the coding sequence ATGAAAGCCGTACAGAAAAGATTCAATCGAAGGTCTATGGGTTTTGCGCTGCTGGCCGGAATACTCCTGGGCGCATCGTCGGCTTGGTCGCAGTGCTATGTGGTCACTAAAAAAGGCCAGCGCATCGAAGGATCGCGCATTCGCGCTAAATCCAGCGGTGAAATTCTGTTAACCACAGCCAACGGGGTACTCCCCTTCCCTCGTGGAAGTTATATGGAAGCTGTAACGCCGGAACCCAAAGAATATCAGCAGGCCGTAGACAAAGCGCGTTCGGGCGATTACGACGGCTCCATTTCCTTGCTCAAAGGAATCATTCGGGAATACCAATTTTTGGAATGGGACAACAAAGCCCGTGACGCCATTGCCAAAATGTACGTTCAAAAAGGCGATTTTGATAATGCCCGCCGTGCCTATGAAGAGGTGTTCGAGCAGAATCCCGAGCTGAAAGACGACCCGGAATATGGCTGGTCTTATCGCGAAACCTTGTTGAAAAGCGGCAAAACCGCCCAGCTTCTGCCTGAACTGGAACAAATCATCAAAACTGGACCCCGTGAAGATGCCGCCAAAGCACAAATCCTTCGCGGTGATATCGCAATGGAAAAAGGCGATGTGGAACCAGCCGTGCTGGATTACATGCGCACCATGGTTTTCTTCAAAGATATAAAAGACGTGCAGCCGGAAGCCATTTATAAGGCGGCGGCGGGATTAGAAAAAATGCGGGATAACCGGTCCGGAGCACTCTATCAGCAGGTGGTGGAGGAATATCCTTCCAGTCCCTATGCCACCAGTGCCAAATCGAAAATGTAG
- a CDS encoding biopolymer transporter ExbD — MARRKPRKQEDGTMNMTPMIDVVFQMIIFFVTTADLDRKAFDAKIRLAMSPHGPAVEQRDPRTITIEVDKRGKVKLGPSWVSLDVLRSIMRKAVADFGQSVPVVIRGDRIAQHGQIRKVMDVCSSSGLWKIKFAATKEDAKASQ, encoded by the coding sequence ATGGCGAGAAGAAAACCTCGCAAACAAGAAGATGGTACGATGAATATGACGCCAATGATTGACGTCGTATTTCAGATGATCATTTTCTTCGTTACCACTGCTGACCTGGATCGGAAGGCCTTCGATGCCAAAATACGTCTGGCCATGTCGCCGCACGGCCCGGCAGTCGAACAACGTGACCCCCGAACCATTACCATTGAAGTGGATAAACGCGGCAAGGTCAAACTGGGGCCGTCCTGGGTGTCTCTCGATGTGCTGCGCAGCATTATGCGAAAGGCCGTGGCCGATTTCGGTCAGTCGGTACCCGTAGTCATACGCGGTGATCGTATTGCGCAGCATGGACAAATTCGCAAAGTGATGGATGTATGTTCTTCGTCCGGCCTCTGGAAAATTAAATTTGCCGCAACAAAAGAGGATGCGAAGGCATCTCAATAA
- a CDS encoding biopolymer transporter ExbD: MARQRKRPEAENPEIPMTPMIDVVFQLLIYFIVTMKPTDVVAHLDVFRPSADKSAQASAEQPKLIRIVVFPDGFSINDKPVSKVELDSLLMKLASMDRNQTIMITCGSLSPHENMIAVLDLCAKAGLKNLSVLSTD; this comes from the coding sequence ATGGCTCGTCAGAGAAAAAGACCGGAAGCAGAGAATCCTGAAATACCGATGACCCCAATGATTGATGTGGTTTTTCAGTTGTTGATTTATTTTATTGTCACCATGAAACCCACCGACGTAGTCGCACATCTGGATGTATTCCGCCCTTCGGCCGATAAAAGCGCCCAGGCCAGCGCAGAACAACCCAAACTCATTCGCATCGTTGTTTTCCCTGACGGCTTTTCTATCAATGATAAACCGGTATCAAAGGTCGAACTGGACAGCTTACTGATGAAATTGGCGTCTATGGATAGAAATCAGACCATCATGATCACCTGCGGCTCGCTTTCGCCACACGAAAATATGATTGCGGTGCTGGATTTATGTGCCAAGGCCGGATTGAAAAATTTATCGGTACTCAGCACGGATTAA
- a CDS encoding MotA/TolQ/ExbB proton channel family protein yields MFKKTWIMVFIAVLMLFSSGLTAPVHAQTEVAQGMELSDDAAAATSDGGGDGFFTIVMGSGIVGIILWLSLFACSVAAVWLIVDSFITVRHKKLAPPQLVLAVQDSMEQGDVFKAMQYCEECPCALSRILSAAFSNAQEGFEAIQEAVGVTADQESEKLLQRVNYLNVVGNLSPSLGLLGTVQGMIFAFATLATQSAGAGQQSALAMNISQALYTTAAGLIVSVPAVGFFYFFKNRAMNTILGMEALTMDLIKVLRNVEVVEE; encoded by the coding sequence ATGTTTAAGAAAACATGGATCATGGTGTTTATTGCAGTGTTAATGCTTTTTTCCAGCGGACTGACTGCACCGGTGCATGCTCAGACAGAAGTGGCGCAGGGAATGGAATTGAGTGACGATGCCGCGGCCGCCACTTCAGATGGCGGAGGTGATGGCTTCTTTACGATTGTTATGGGCTCCGGGATCGTTGGCATTATTTTATGGCTATCCCTGTTTGCCTGTTCGGTGGCGGCGGTCTGGCTTATCGTGGATTCATTTATTACCGTACGACACAAGAAACTGGCACCGCCCCAACTTGTTCTGGCTGTTCAGGACTCCATGGAGCAGGGCGATGTGTTTAAAGCGATGCAGTATTGTGAAGAATGCCCCTGTGCGCTTTCACGTATTTTGAGCGCGGCGTTTTCCAATGCGCAGGAAGGATTTGAAGCGATTCAGGAAGCGGTGGGCGTTACCGCAGATCAGGAAAGTGAAAAATTATTGCAGCGGGTGAATTATTTGAACGTGGTGGGCAATCTATCCCCTTCACTGGGTCTGCTTGGTACGGTGCAGGGAATGATTTTTGCTTTTGCTACACTGGCTACGCAGTCGGCGGGCGCGGGGCAGCAAAGCGCGCTGGCTATGAATATTTCTCAGGCGCTGTATACGACAGCGGCCGGCCTGATTGTCTCTGTCCCGGCGGTGGGTTTTTTCTATTTTTTCAAAAACCGTGCGATGAACACGATTCTGGGAATGGAAGCGTTGACCATGGATTTGATCAAAGTCCTGCGTAACGTCGAAGTCGTTGAAGAGTAA